In the Hermetia illucens chromosome 1, iHerIll2.2.curated.20191125, whole genome shotgun sequence genome, CTTTTCAGAGGACTATTTCTTGTAGAGCGTCCAGTTCTTTGAACTAGTACATAACCGATTGAATTTCAGGTGTCTGCATATTTGATACGGGTATTTCTTCCAAAAATCTTTAGAAACTAGTATTTTCCCAAAGTCTATAAAAGGGAACAAGCCTTGAAACTAACATCAACGTTCTGTAAAACGTCCACCTAGCAGGTGGATGATAGCTCAGTAATATTGATATGCATGAAAGCctgccaaagggtagtataggccccagggtgAAAAGAGTGaacaaacaccaacagctccactaccaaaccgcatctccacctctacgtgatTATGGCTgcgaggcgagtctcccacgtcTAAAAGCAGGATAAATTATCCCAGCTGGTCCTGTAGGTTGGAGATTGGGTAGggccacaaaaggagtctcgCACGGGATGGGTATTATAACTACGAAATCGGTAATAGAAGTAttaggcagcgaatcaatgcttgatgtCTGGCAAGAGGCACTATCTGCGCcataagaaaaggaaaaattacGTAGTGCAgtattatagaggcatcacgttttCGAGTACCATGTGCAAAATATTTCTCGCTATTTTGCTAGACCAAGTAGTACGCTCAGAGCCTCatcggtccataccaaagaggattcGCTTCAGGCTGGAAACCTAAAAGCAGGGCATTCATGTTATGTAGAACAATTCAAAGAACTTTTCTGTTCAGTCGCTAAAAATATAGTTCAACAACACGATAGGTGACATTGCGTTGACTATACATTGCGAATTAAAGTACGACAAACAGCAACTTTAGATTAGCGCTTGAACTGATTTTGTTAGTGCGTTCAAACACGGTTGCAACTTCACTTGAGATAGGAACTGCTGAGCGTAAATGGTCGAACAAAACTCAGATCAATTCTCCTTATTCTTAAGTTGAGTTCAGTGTTAAAAATTCATTGTATGAGTTAGGGTATTAAAAGTTCAGTCAAAGTATTtcctaattttcataaaagataCACAAATCTTGCGTTAAACGGAGGCCACGCTTTGGTGGTTGACTGATGTATCAACTGTGATCAAACACTAGAGTGTGCTGCctttcttcaacttgaactAGAATCCGAGCGGCATATACCACACTCCCTTGGTTAACCGAGGTAAGATGGttagactctggagagtacccctctccctcttgcggcagtgTACTATTATACTATGAAAGAAACCTCCTAGAAGCAAAtatgaatccggtgtcggataaTGCCTACAACAATAGGAGTGAACCCGAAGATATCGCTGACATCCTTCACATCCTAAAAACCGATTTCGGATTGCATACTGACAGCGAAATTCCAATTTAAAATGAAGAACAGTTTAACAGTACTGGGGACAAAGGTTAGTTAATTTACTCTGGTGAAAGTAGCCGCGGGTTAAACGGCTATTGCCTTTTATTAGACCCTTCATACTATTCATTAAATTCGCCAATTCGATGGAATCCCTCTTGCGCCGTTCACAGGGTTTGAGGTCCAttcttgaagaaaaccttacctagGTACCTTCGCCTGAAGACTAAGGAAGCCATATTGCCTACATTTAGCCGCGACCATCAACCTTAATATTCGCCAAGTATGAGCGCAACAAATGAGGCACTGAAATCGACATTAAAAGAGACCTCCATTCGTAACGTCTAACAAGGTTGGAAAGCTTCGTTCCTCCAAATCATTGCAGCCTTTATGTTCCAGCTGTCTTTCTATAATGGGAGAATTATCATGCTGATCGGAGAATAGGTACCTTAAGGAATCTATGGAGGTATATTGATGGACATTGGGGTACCATCAAAAGTGGTCCTTTCTTTGTCTTCACCTAGTTTCTCGGCAACGTCGCAAAAGAGCGCCTGAACGTGGAAGTGCATTAACGAACTTGCAATATTCGAGCTCCAAAATCACGATAAATCtcattaaatgaaatgaaatttgcaaCACCGCTGGTGTGGGAAGCTGTTATAGCTAATAGTGATTCCAGTAACATATTTTATATTAAGAAATTCCTTGCTGCTGGTCTATCCTTAGATGGTCCAGTTAGAGATGCTAGGCAGGCTAGTCATCCACAATGATAAAAAGCTTAGGAGCTAAATATCCACCTTCATCCATGTGGATGCAATAGCCACGTTTACATGAGGATGCAGACTACTGCAGCaatcagatacaatcaatatATTCAAACGGGAATGGTCATTGCATCCCCATCATGCTCTTTCTACGCAAATCGGGCAAATTCAAGTTCTTCCCCAGATAGTGAGAAAGGGGGGAAACCGTTACGATTATTGAGAGTCCATTAAAAAGAATGCTCATTTCAGGGTAATTTTCAGAGGATATTTGCGTTATCCCTTTTGTCGGAAAGATAAACCCTAAATGATCTTTGAGTTCCTCAAAGGACATCACGAGAGTTTAATTGTTTTCTCTTTGGATCTACCTGCCTATGTAACGGCGTAAAGTGCGCGGCTATTTGGGAACTGAGACAGATGCGACATCGGATGAGGATGTTATCCGCCGTAGATCTTTCCAGAGTGGTTTGTTAGTGAGTCTTCCCACTCCCCTCCCGCCCACCCACCCATCCTCTATCCCGGAGCAAAATGGCACAAGCAGAACAGTGGATGCACAAGTTTCCCAACAATTGATAGCGGCAGATGAAACACATTTTCGGCGCTTAGATCTGGTTGACGAACACGACAATGGCAACAAGGTCATTTAATTAAATATCATTCAAATGCATAAAATGTCAGATGCTACATAAAATCTCAGATTAAGTTAAAATCCAAGGTTAAGGACATAAGGCTGTATGTTTTCATCAATAGTGGTTAGTTACGGTGCCGTCAGTGTTTCTCAAATACCACGAAGGCAGTGATAATATATGGCgaagttttcaaaaattcatAAACTTTGGCAAAACGTTTCCAAATTAATTGAAGAGGCCAATAGAACCGGCCTGAAAATAAAAGCTACCGTTTTAAGTCCGACGATTTATTGAGTTTTTCTGGTTTGCATCCCTCAATGGACCCGTCTAGGTGGCGTGATTTCCACTGAGACTATCGTGTTTTTTGTCACACCATTCACTAGTAGCGCTAGTTCAGCTTCCACAACTCTATGAAAATGGAGACATACATATCAACACAACatattcttcttcagcctttgtcccattcagatgCGTGGTATGCTCAACGTAATTACTTGCGCCATTTTGCCCGAGAAAAAACTTGATCTGGAAGAAGACGCGAGTTTTGCGGAtgaccattcagcgtatcaaactACCTTTGCTTGATCGGCCCTTTGGtctttttccatcgacttcaatgttcagaccaatcttggcaagtgaattcttttagcgcaaattacgtgaccatactatcgacgTTGCCTCTCGAGCTATCGCATCATCTGGCCTGATCAGATATAATTTCGGACGAGGTGTCAAATTACTAGACCGATCAGATATCTGTGAACGTGTTGATTAAAGGACAGCAATGACGGTAGAGAGATCAaatatcacgaagaattctacaAATAGCTATGTCTATTCAGGAAACGCCCCCTTTTGACGCTAGTTGGCACAGAATAGGTGAGGAGGAGTAAAGGCTTCCGATACACAGCTACATATTACCATAAACAGGCAATATTAAATCTTCTAGGGAATAACTTCAAATTCGACTCGGGTACGCACTCGACAGGCGGCATTCAAAATGGCGGTGAAAATTAGGGTGTGATGCTTGATTTTTATTTGGTCGTGACGAGCAGTCATTTTTGCAAGTAACCATAAATAGATTTCTGTAAGTAACCATAAATAGATTCCCTGAccaaaaaaatcagaaatgaaGACGTCGGAAGTTATCTTAGCCATGTTCTATATGATCTCGGAAATTTCAATAACAGTGCAAAGAAACAGTGCAAACTGCAAGTACTTTATATTCCAGGGAAATATAGAGGTATATGATACCGAGTTTCATTCAAGTTCATCCAATTGACCTCGTACCAATTGTGACTAAAGAAATGACTACGTCCAAAAAAGAGGATTAACATGATCCCCAAATAATGCTGTAAAATACGAGTATCAGACAATGGTTACCCTGCTAAGTTCGCGAATTCGCCATTAGATACACtaccttttttcaaatttattcaaaatccaGTGAACCTGGTAGAATGGTACTACCACCTTGTAAACAAATTTCATTCAAACCCAAATACGCGTTGAAAGTAAAGATTTTTCTCACCAACATTAAGGAGCTTAAGGACATGACAGCCATAAGAGTTAGGTACCTACAACTTAGGAAATCACGCGCTGTGAGCAAGTGTTGGGCCTCTATTAAGTAGGGCAACCACAATGCTGCATATTTCTGAAACTCGTGAAAATGTCTGCTTGCAGGGTTATCTGAGTGGCATTAGTATGAATACTCCCCACAATtctggtagaaaatatgaaccCAGGGTTGAGTCTCATAGCCTACAAAGGTCTCAGAACCGCGCAAgccagaaaaaaataatttagttgGTATTTTGCTGGTACTATAGATACTAAGTTCCTAAACCAACATTCAAAATGTTTTCGGTGCCTTAAAAAAGCGAACAATTTTTCTGATCGATATACAGTTAAATCTCAATAATTCGCATTCTCGGCTAATTCGTACTAATTTTTTGAACCTCAGAGTCAATTTTCTTTACTTGGTACTCCTGATAATTGGTAATACTGATAATTCGTACCGAACCGTCAGGCCCTTGACGATACGGATTAACGAGGTTCTACCCTAAAGTTTGGTTCGAAATACCATAAATTCCTATTTCGATATGGACATGTGACGTAAAGCGTTTCTTTGTCTTTTAGTCAAGCATGTAAGCATCTCATAAGGTAACTTGCCACCTACcgaaaacacaatttttatttttatccttcTGTCAATTCATTAAAATCATCGTAATTTGCAATGATTAAGCGATGTGAAAAGTATCGATTATCTAACTATTTAGAGACTGAAAGCCTATGTAAAGATGAGTAACTCCTTATAACCCTAACAGAACAGTTTAGAACATGATACGTTGAAGACCAGCACTAAATCCATAATTAATCCCAAGTTAGTACTAGTGTGTTTAtctagtagtagtagtttgCATCCTTCCGATTACTTCAGTTTCTTCAGAATTCGGAAATAAATTAAGAAGACCTTATGACTGTTACCAATAACTAAGTCAATAACTAAACCCGAAAGCTGTTAACCTATGATATAAACAAATTATAGTGCAACCGAGTCATCCATACCACAATCATCATTTGGTTCCGTTTGAGTATGGCTTGAACTTCTCTGTCATATATCTGAACTTTCCTGTGAATCTCCAACATATCCCTCATCTGGACTATCGGCCAAAGGACCTGCAAGATGACGCAGCTTAGAATGTTCTGCTTCCTCATCTCCTTCAGGAATTGTTTCTGGTTCCATTTCATTGGTTTGTTGTCCCACGCATCGTCTCTTCACCTCTGTTGTTGCAGTGGAAGTACTGGTCGTTGGAGTTTGCGTTGCACTCGATGTCACTACAGTTTGAACGGGTGATGCAGTTGATTGCGCTAAGGACTGCTGTTGTGGCTGTGTTTGCGATTGCTGGGATGGAGGTCGTGAAATCACCGTTGATGGCGTACTACAGATCACTTGACCTGTTGGAGGAACTGATGCTGAATAATGGATTGGTTGCGCATGGTATCCTGGCAGGCAGGGAGGCCACTGTTGAAAACCGGATTGTGCAGCGTTAAGAGGAtctccggacaggaggacatgGTCACTAGTTTTATAACCTTCAGGTGGTGAAGGGAATTTCACAGGATGTAAAGGATACCCTTCGGCCGTGAATCGTATGTTTTGCATTGCATATTGGTCATAAGTGGGTGTTCCAGTGCGTTGTAGGAATTCCGCTTCCAGGCTATATCGAGCACCTGGATTCGAAGCGGAGGCGAACACTTTGTTGTGACTGCGATTATGTGGAAGTGTTCTGTAGAAATTTTGTTGATTCATTGGAACAGCTGGTCCCGCTGTGTGCATGTGGTTATTACTATAGTCATAGGCATATCCGTCTTGCCCTAGGAAACATACAGGATTCAAATGCACATCCACCTGATGCTGACCTCCTGCTTTCGCATGGAGGCCTCGAGGTATAGTGGACATGGGAGGCGGAGCGAATCGTGCTTGGATACCTGTCGGCCGGATTATTTGTGATCCGAACTGTCCTGGCAATTGGTAGCAATTATCAAATGTGCCCTGAATGCTACAGGGGCCTGTAGAACAATCACTTCCTTCATATTCACtatcatttttcaatttattctttACACTTTCTGCATCGTTTACTAGGTCTGGATTTTTATCCTGGTAATTTCGTAAGGACGATGGAGGGCTGCAGTATTGTGTGGGCATATTTCCACTGGAAATACCATGAGCATCACCTGCGTTAAGTGGAGGACTTGAAGCGGATGACCCAGTAAGCTGCATACTACCATTGTCCATCATATGCCCTGTGGGCATTGTGGGCACGtacatcatgaaattttgcttcATCGAGCCCTCGCCAATCATTATTCCATTTTCCTTAGATGTCTTTGGGGACATATCCTCCTCATTTATTATAGACGGGCATTTTAGAAGTCCTGAATCACTTGTGGCGGTATCTGTTTTACGGCTCTTATTTTTGGGGCTCTTTTTCCTGCACTTTATTACAATTGTGCAGAGTAAAAGGATAAATATGAAACCggcaccaccaccaccagctaTGATTATATTCATGTAGTTTCTTGAAAACGAAACTTCCTTCGCGATGGGCATTTCCTTCATGAGGACACGTATTGTGTAATTGCTGAAACTTGTTCCTGCTGTATTGCGGCCTATGCAAGAGAAAGTTCCATTATCTTCCGGCCCTACGTTGTAGATGAAAACTTCGCTGCGTTTTTCCTCACCGCCAGATTCATCAATGTAGTAATACATATGGAGATTCTCCAAGAGAGTATCATTATTAAGAACCTGACCATTGAAAAGCCAAAGAACTGTCGCTTCGGGAATCGCACGGACAGTGCACATCAGTGATATGTTCCGTCCTTCCACTATTTCCGTATATGCTGACTTAGGATCTATATCAGGTAGACAGGCCAATTCGTCCTTCTTGAGGGACTTAATAACTTGTCCTTTAAGCCGTGGTGGTTCAAGACACCGCGGTTCCTCTTCCTGAGGCGTATTGTAATTAATCAGCCACGCATGAACGTCTGTTAGTCTACAATCGCACGTCCATCTGTTACTCTGCAAGTTGATTCCATGCAGTGATTTCGGAAGGATGTGGCTGCCTTGAATGAAGGCGATGCGGTTGCCGTCCAACCGCAGCCATTCGAGATTGTCCATGCCTATGAACGCTTCATTCTCCACCTTCTCAATCTGACAATTGCTTAATTCTAAAGTCGTTAAAAATGCTAAATATCTAAAGGCTGCACTTCTTAATTCTCTAATTGGGTTCCCACTGAGGGAAAGTCGCATGAGTGATGTGTAATCTTGGAACGTTTCGCTTGGTACTTGCTGCAGCATGTTATCGGTGAGATCCAACTCGACTAGATTCGACAGACCCCTAAAGGCCCGTTCATGGATCTTAATCAATTGATTACGCGCAAAGAATATTTTCTGGAGATTTATTAAATCCATCCGAAGGAAACGTTCATTCTGCAATACCTGCAGGCTGTTCCCTGAAAAGTTCAAGACTTGGGTTCCCGCGTCCATTCCTTCTGGTATACTGGATAAAAGTCGGTCACCGCATTCCACCGTCtgcttcccacctttccacttgCATATACAGAACGATGGACACGCTGATGTCAATTTGTCACTCATAAATGCTATAAATGTCAAAAACGTGACAAGGATTAGATGATAAGAGAATGACCCCCGGCGGCGACTGTTCATTTTTATCATAATAGCGAAAGCGTCAGTGTAGGGAGGATTTCAATTGGTCCGCCTTCGTTGTTGTGAACGCTTTTGTTCCCGGCGGACGTGAACATGAATGAGTAGTGGCAGGTCCTTATTTTCGAACTTGTTTTAAGTAAAATTGATGTTCAATGTATCGAGATGATGTCCTTTTTGTCGGTGAATGAAAAGGATGTCAGCTTATTAATATGCCCAACCAGGAGATGCTCCTAATGATACAGCACGACGACGATGACTCGATATCATCTTCTATCCCCCATCATAGATCCTTTCATATCACAATGGCAGATGGCAACGTTCATTAGTTGGATGTATCAGTGCTAATCGCTGGCAGCTTCAATTTCTTTCGTTCTTGTCTTGatcctgtctgtcacatccccTTTATCCGACCAACCTTCCCGCTGAATTGAATCCTTTTGACTTGAGCTTGGCACCGAATCAAGCGTCTGTTGTCGCCGTGGGGGATGATGGTAGCTGCCTACGATATTCCTTGATGCTTGAGTTCCTCCTTGCTTTCGTTGTCGATACTCTTGCTAATAACGCTCGGGTGAAATTATTGCAAAGCTAGTTGACAATAGCTTTCCAGTTGACTCAATGCCGAGCTCTCCCGTGAAAAAACGTTTCCATTAGTGTTTGCACAGACGATGAGGTTAGTGATGGTGTCAACTTGTCAGTGTATCTGAAAAGATATAAAAGAATGATGAAGGATGCCATAAATGTTTGAAGCGAAAATAATGGGGagaaattgtgcactatgtgtTATTTGCTTAATGGAGTCGTTTGATTGATAGTTTGATCAAATCAATTTGAACATGTTTTGGGTTTTGTAACGTGGAGCAAGTTAAGGGTAAAATGCAGAATTTTAGCTATGTAGAATCTAATGGTATGCACCTGAATTCACCTGCAAGGACTTTGCATAAAAAGATGAATTCAAATTGGAACAATGAATTCGCATTTACTGAAATGGCTTGTGTTGTGTAGCGTTAACTTCCTGGAGATCATTTTATTTCTTAACATTGACTTGTACTGTCGTGTTGCTATCAATGAAATAATAAAGGAAACGAAAGGTCGTTTTCTTCCTGATAAAGATTTAAATCAGCTGAGGAAGCTCGAAAATAGGTGGAAATCCGTTAAAAGATAGAAAAGAAATAAGTAGCCCTTTGGGATGTCGACAATCCTTCGAGAAAAAGAAAACTGCTCCCAGGGAACCGCAATGGGCGTGGGCTCACAAAAGTCGATTACTGGCGTCTCCAAAAGTGTTTATATCCAGTAATCAAAAATTAAAGCAATTATTAAGAGAAAACCAAAATAACTGGAATAGGTGGGAGTTACATGGAAATATGTGCCTTTTATATACTTAAGCTTTATCTCCCAATTCtgtatttttcaaaaagtcagtgtagagatttcatttccttagtTGGCAGTATAAGTCATTGAGACAATGCTTGAAATGCACGAATCGAGCAGATCGATCTGGGCGAAGAACAGGAAGTGCTGGGCAAGTTAAATATAGCGACGACTCAAAGACAGGGTGTTGCCATTGAATTCTAAGAACTATGCACGGTAACCTTGCACACGAACAACTGCGTTAAACTAAAGGAGCCAAAGGATTTAGTAGTGTTAAATGAATTATAATGAGGAAGGCGTACCAAGCCACCGAAACTACAATAGCATAACATAGCCATGGCATACCGGCAAAGTAGTCTGCTAGAACTGACGCTGGAAGCAAGGTAAAAGTTGGTTGGGTCGCACATAAAGTGATAAAGAAGGTCTACCCTTCTCCCCATGTTTCAATGCCTTTGTACATTTTGTCATAGTTGATTTTAAAGATTTCTTTCATGAacccttctcagaaactgcgCAACCCAGAAACGTGGAAAAAAGTCACGAAGTTCCCATTACATATTTGCGGGGTATTAAGCCTGTCGAttgaatcaaaaccaagtgaccaAGGAGAACTTCCACGTATTCACACTGACTTCCTGATCGTGATGTAGTTGGCAGATGCTCGAACCCTGCACGTgggctcatttgaagtggcttcaGCAACGAAAGTTTCCCAGAAATTGTCTGGGATTATGGGAGCCGGGTTAGCCCTCTGGAGAATTCCTAGGGGATGTGCTCTCGACCCACTTATATGCAGTTGGCACCCTAGTGGAAACTACCACTGGGGTGGCGACTCTAGTAATGTCCACATCTTTCGGGTTTCAAACGTGGAGTTGGACTGCACAGCTCCAGTGCCATACTCTCTAGTTCGACGAGggttttaggtaggtcttgcatccaccagtatgattgCTTCGCCTAGTATCGTTGGGCTTGTCACAACAGAGCTCTGATT is a window encoding:
- the LOC119646705 gene encoding uncharacterized protein LOC119646705 is translated as MIKMNSRRRGSFSYHLILVTFLTFIAFMSDKLTSACPSFCICKWKGGKQTVECGDRLLSSIPEGMDAGTQVLNFSGNSLQVLQNERFLRMDLINLQKIFFARNQLIKIHERAFRGLSNLVELDLTDNMLQQVPSETFQDYTSLMRLSLSGNPIRELRSAAFRYLAFLTTLELSNCQIEKVENEAFIGMDNLEWLRLDGNRIAFIQGSHILPKSLHGINLQSNRWTCDCRLTDVHAWLINYNTPQEEEPRCLEPPRLKGQVIKSLKKDELACLPDIDPKSAYTEIVEGRNISLMCTVRAIPEATVLWLFNGQVLNNDTLLENLHMYYYIDESGGEEKRSEVFIYNVGPEDNGTFSCIGRNTAGTSFSNYTIRVLMKEMPIAKEVSFSRNYMNIIIAGGGGAGFIFILLLCTIVIKCRKKSPKNKSRKTDTATSDSGLLKCPSIINEEDMSPKTSKENGIMIGEGSMKQNFMMYVPTMPTGHMMDNGSMQLTGSSASSPPLNAGDAHGISSGNMPTQYCSPPSSLRNYQDKNPDLVNDAESVKNKLKNDSEYEGSDCSTGPCSIQGTFDNCYQLPGQFGSQIIRPTGIQARFAPPPMSTIPRGLHAKAGGQHQVDVHLNPVCFLGQDGYAYDYSNNHMHTAGPAVPMNQQNFYRTLPHNRSHNKVFASASNPGARYSLEAEFLQRTGTPTYDQYAMQNIRFTAEGYPLHPVKFPSPPEGYKTSDHVLLSGDPLNAAQSGFQQWPPCLPGYHAQPIHYSASVPPTGQVICSTPSTVISRPPSQQSQTQPQQQSLAQSTASPVQTVVTSSATQTPTTSTSTATTEVKRRCVGQQTNEMEPETIPEGDEEAEHSKLRHLAGPLADSPDEGYVGDSQESSDI